One window from the genome of Echinicola vietnamensis DSM 17526 encodes:
- a CDS encoding pirin family protein, with product MSNTDLIIPERSRDIGDFLVGRLLPFRKKRMVGPFVFIDHMGPSTVKPGHYMDIGQHPHVGLSTLTFLLEGEMVHEDSLGTKQLIAPGSVNWMTAGRGVTHTERTPPAMRDGGTYPIHGYQIWVALPKEKELMAPQFHHIDAKDLPQWQDQGASFTLVAGKGYGRTSPVPVHSDLFMIDIKTTADHDLEIVGHLEGEIGICIVTGEVNACDQVVEKDHLLVSKIDNQCALKIKKDSHIILFGGPAFPEERFIEWNFVASDKAIIEEGKAKWKAKDWPMVKGDDSYIPWP from the coding sequence ATGTCCAATACAGACCTGATTATCCCTGAAAGAAGCCGCGACATTGGTGACTTTTTAGTGGGCCGTTTATTGCCCTTTCGAAAAAAAAGAATGGTAGGGCCATTTGTGTTCATTGATCATATGGGGCCTTCTACCGTAAAACCCGGTCACTATATGGATATTGGCCAGCATCCCCATGTCGGCTTGTCCACCCTTACTTTTTTGCTTGAAGGAGAAATGGTTCACGAGGACAGTTTGGGCACGAAACAACTCATTGCGCCTGGATCCGTCAATTGGATGACAGCCGGCCGCGGGGTCACCCATACCGAGCGGACCCCTCCAGCAATGCGGGATGGCGGCACTTATCCCATTCATGGTTATCAAATCTGGGTGGCGCTACCGAAGGAAAAAGAACTGATGGCGCCACAGTTTCACCACATTGATGCCAAAGACCTTCCGCAATGGCAAGATCAAGGCGCTTCTTTTACCTTAGTGGCCGGCAAGGGTTATGGCCGTACCTCTCCAGTTCCCGTACATTCTGACCTTTTTATGATTGACATCAAAACCACCGCAGACCATGACCTTGAGATCGTCGGGCATTTGGAAGGGGAAATTGGGATCTGCATCGTCACTGGAGAAGTCAATGCTTGTGATCAGGTAGTGGAAAAAGACCATTTACTGGTCTCCAAAATCGACAACCAATGTGCGCTTAAGATCAAAAAAGATAGCCATATCATCCTTTTCGGTGGACCAGCATTTCCGGAAGAACGCTTTATAGAATGGAATTTCGTGGCCAGTGATAAAGCCATTATTGAGGAAGGAAAAGCAAAGTGGAAGGCCAAAGACTGGCCCATGGTGAAAGGAGATGACTCCTATATCCCCTGGCCGTAA
- a CDS encoding M23 family metallopeptidase, with amino-acid sequence MRLSKFLLFLLIWGWTESTLFAQTDKGYYQFPIKPGERNYLSGNMSEIRPNHFHSGIDIKTEGRQGLPIYAAADGYVYRMKVSSYGYGNVLYLKHPNGQYTLYGHLKDFNARIAKYMWQEMTAAEENDLEIYPDSMALPIKKGEIIAYSGNTGSSGGPHLHFEIRDSLDRALDPLKFGFSEVKDSTPPTVRAVAITPLTLESRINGKFERTVLRLNYRDNQFVVDGNLSITGKVGIEVSGYDKLDGAYNPNGFPHFEIYEEGQKTFDVNVDKIDFNLGRFLLTHTHENRYTKLYTTPYNQFDFYTPDSLYSGAIQVMPDSTKDVTVRLEDVFGNESLLKLTFKGEKETHDVSSYSASRKAIAYKGNWMIIRADKTDGHKLAKFYVNGMMMDVMMSYEDPRFRTYIWDMDFGLPDSVDICSEVIKPALQAKIPFNKEYYFNDGYTAIHFPKDALLETLFLHTERSTYYNRPSVKINDDRGDYLRNEISVSMDVSGYDGPIDHVDVYQLYGNGYKRFLGGEWNEGKINFKTKYFGTFVLVKDDTPPTIRPIRVSSSSLRFSIRDNLSGINRFEARINGKWVILRFEHKNGVIWTQKQDNTPFKGQFELKVTDNAGNDAVFSRKL; translated from the coding sequence TTGAGATTAAGTAAATTTCTCCTTTTCTTGCTCATTTGGGGATGGACAGAAAGCACCTTATTTGCCCAAACTGACAAGGGGTATTATCAATTCCCCATCAAACCTGGGGAGCGCAATTACCTCTCGGGCAACATGAGTGAAATCCGCCCCAATCACTTTCATAGTGGCATTGACATCAAAACTGAAGGCAGACAGGGGCTTCCGATCTATGCCGCAGCAGATGGCTATGTTTACCGGATGAAGGTATCGAGTTATGGCTATGGCAATGTCCTTTACCTCAAGCACCCCAACGGCCAATACACATTATATGGTCACCTAAAGGATTTCAATGCACGCATCGCTAAATACATGTGGCAAGAAATGACAGCAGCAGAGGAAAATGACTTGGAAATCTATCCCGATTCCATGGCATTGCCCATCAAAAAAGGGGAAATCATTGCCTATTCCGGAAATACCGGAAGTTCAGGTGGGCCCCACCTGCATTTTGAAATCCGGGATTCCCTGGACCGTGCACTGGATCCGCTAAAGTTTGGCTTTAGTGAAGTAAAAGACAGCACTCCGCCCACCGTCAGGGCCGTGGCCATTACACCCCTTACACTTGAAAGCCGGATCAATGGCAAATTCGAACGCACAGTCCTTCGGCTAAATTACCGGGACAATCAGTTTGTAGTGGACGGCAACCTTTCCATTACGGGAAAAGTAGGCATTGAAGTAAGCGGATACGACAAGCTGGACGGTGCTTACAACCCCAATGGATTTCCGCACTTTGAAATCTACGAAGAAGGCCAGAAGACTTTTGATGTCAATGTCGACAAGATCGATTTTAACTTAGGCAGGTTCTTATTGACCCATACGCACGAAAACCGCTATACCAAACTTTACACGACTCCTTATAACCAGTTTGATTTCTATACCCCCGATAGCCTCTACAGCGGAGCCATTCAGGTGATGCCTGATAGCACAAAAGATGTTACGGTTCGTTTGGAAGATGTGTTCGGCAATGAAAGCCTCCTAAAGTTGACTTTCAAAGGTGAAAAAGAAACCCATGATGTCAGCAGTTATAGTGCCAGTAGAAAGGCCATAGCGTATAAGGGAAACTGGATGATCATTAGGGCCGATAAGACTGATGGACACAAGTTGGCCAAGTTTTATGTCAATGGTATGATGATGGATGTCATGATGTCCTACGAAGACCCTCGGTTCAGGACCTATATTTGGGACATGGATTTTGGGCTGCCCGATTCAGTGGATATTTGCTCCGAGGTGATCAAACCTGCGCTCCAAGCCAAAATCCCCTTTAACAAGGAATACTATTTTAACGATGGATATACGGCCATCCACTTTCCAAAAGATGCCCTCTTAGAGACCCTTTTTCTCCATACGGAAAGAAGCACCTATTACAATCGACCTTCGGTCAAAATCAACGATGATCGAGGGGATTATTTACGCAACGAGATCTCCGTCAGTATGGACGTTTCAGGGTATGACGGACCAATCGATCATGTGGACGTTTACCAACTTTACGGAAATGGATACAAGCGTTTCTTAGGAGGAGAGTGGAACGAAGGGAAGATTAACTTTAAAACCAAATATTTTGGTACTTTTGTATTGGTCAAAGATGATACTCCGCCTACTATTCGCCCTATCCGCGTCAGTTCCTCATCATTACGGTTTTCTATCCGAGACAATCTCTCGGGTATCAATCGTTTTGAAGCCAGGATTAACGGAAAATGGGTAATATTGAGGTTTGAACACAAAAATGGTGTAATTTGGACGCAGAAGCAGGACAACACCCCTTTCAAAGGCCAGTTTGAGCTAAAAGTCACAGATAATGCAGGTAACGATGCAGTTTTTAGCCGGAAACTTTAG
- a CDS encoding fumarylacetoacetate hydrolase family protein → MKIIAIGRNYAKHIEELENERPENPVVFLKPDTAIIKNNLPFYLPEFSHDVHHEVELVLKINKEGKFIKKEFAHRYFGEIGIGIDFTARDVQQKCKEKGLPWEIAKAFNGSAPIGRFLPVSDFKDFKDINFHLDINGEQKQVGNTSLMLFDFGVIIEYVSQFFTLKKGDLIFTGTPAGVGKVAAGDHLEAFIEDQKLLDFEIK, encoded by the coding sequence ATGAAGATCATAGCCATCGGGCGAAATTACGCCAAACACATCGAGGAATTAGAAAACGAAAGACCTGAAAATCCAGTAGTTTTCCTCAAGCCAGACACGGCAATCATCAAAAACAACCTGCCTTTTTACCTGCCAGAATTTTCCCATGACGTTCACCATGAAGTGGAATTGGTTTTGAAGATCAACAAAGAAGGCAAGTTTATCAAAAAAGAGTTTGCCCATCGCTATTTCGGTGAGATTGGGATTGGCATTGATTTTACGGCAAGGGATGTCCAACAAAAGTGCAAGGAAAAAGGACTCCCTTGGGAAATTGCCAAAGCTTTCAATGGCTCTGCTCCTATCGGCAGGTTTTTACCGGTTAGTGATTTTAAGGACTTCAAAGACATCAACTTCCACCTTGACATCAACGGAGAGCAAAAGCAGGTGGGCAACACCTCCCTGATGCTGTTTGATTTTGGGGTCATCATCGAATACGTTTCCCAATTTTTTACGTTAAAGAAAGGCGACCTAATCTTTACTGGAACGCCTGCGGGGGTAGGCAAAGTAGCCGCAGGTGACCACCTTGAAGCCTTTATCGAAGACCAAAAATTGTTGGATTTTGAGATTAAGTAA
- a CDS encoding transketolase family protein, which yields MEKTLDTKFTYTEKSDTRSGFGDGLLEAGRKNPNVVGLCADLIGSLKMGAFQKEFPERFFQVGIAEANMMGLAAGMSINGKIPFTGTFANFSTGRVYDQIRQSIAYSEKNVKICASHAGLTLGEDGATHQILEDLGMMKMLPNMTVINPCDYNQTKAATMAIADYHGPVYLRFGRPKWPIFTPAGQKFEIGKAWKMIEGKDVTIFATGHLVWEAVVAEAKLREEGISAEVINIHTIKPLDTEAILESVAKTGCCVTAEEHQYNGGLGDSVAQTLVRNSPAPQEFIGVDDSFGESGKPMELLDKYGLDANNIVKAAKKAIGRK from the coding sequence ATGGAAAAGACTTTAGATACAAAATTCACCTATACAGAAAAAAGCGACACCCGCTCCGGTTTCGGGGACGGGCTGTTGGAAGCAGGACGTAAGAATCCCAATGTGGTAGGGCTTTGCGCTGACCTCATTGGGTCTTTGAAAATGGGCGCTTTCCAGAAAGAGTTTCCGGAAAGGTTCTTTCAAGTAGGCATTGCTGAAGCCAATATGATGGGACTTGCTGCCGGGATGAGCATCAACGGCAAAATCCCTTTCACCGGTACTTTTGCCAATTTCTCTACAGGCCGTGTATATGACCAAATCCGTCAGTCCATCGCCTATTCCGAGAAAAATGTAAAAATCTGTGCTTCCCACGCAGGATTGACCCTTGGGGAAGATGGGGCGACACACCAGATTCTGGAAGATCTGGGCATGATGAAAATGCTGCCAAACATGACCGTTATCAATCCTTGTGATTATAACCAAACGAAAGCAGCTACCATGGCCATTGCAGATTACCATGGCCCTGTTTACCTTAGGTTTGGCCGTCCAAAGTGGCCGATCTTCACACCAGCTGGTCAGAAATTCGAAATCGGCAAAGCCTGGAAAATGATCGAAGGTAAAGACGTGACCATTTTTGCCACTGGCCACTTGGTATGGGAAGCAGTAGTAGCAGAAGCAAAGCTAAGAGAAGAAGGCATCAGCGCGGAAGTCATCAACATCCACACGATCAAGCCTTTGGACACAGAAGCGATCTTGGAATCAGTAGCCAAGACAGGCTGCTGTGTCACAGCCGAAGAGCACCAGTATAATGGTGGCCTTGGAGACAGCGTGGCCCAGACGTTGGTAAGAAACAGTCCTGCTCCTCAGGAATTCATTGGAGTAGACGATTCCTTTGGAGAATCAGGAAAACCGATGGAGCTGTTGGACAAATATGGACTTGATGCCAATAACATCGTCAAAGCCGCCAAAAAGGCCATTGGCAGAAAATAA
- the bcp gene encoding thioredoxin-dependent thiol peroxidase, with protein sequence MSLEIGNKAPDFEAKDQDGNTIKLSDYKGKKVVLYFYPKDNTPGCTAQACDLRDHYDALLDAGYVVLGISTDSEKSHKKFIEKHELPFPLIADEDKAVHELYNTWREKKNYGRTYMGTVRTTFVIDEEGKIAEIIEKVKTKEHSNQILK encoded by the coding sequence ATGTCACTTGAAATAGGAAACAAAGCGCCTGATTTTGAGGCAAAAGACCAAGATGGTAACACGATAAAACTGTCTGATTATAAAGGTAAAAAGGTGGTGCTTTATTTTTATCCAAAGGACAACACTCCTGGATGCACCGCGCAAGCCTGTGACCTAAGAGATCATTACGATGCGCTTTTGGATGCAGGATACGTGGTACTTGGCATCAGTACAGATTCCGAAAAATCCCATAAAAAGTTTATTGAAAAGCACGAACTTCCCTTCCCGTTGATCGCCGACGAGGACAAGGCCGTACATGAATTATACAACACCTGGAGGGAAAAGAAAAATTACGGCAGGACTTATATGGGCACTGTTCGTACCACTTTCGTTATCGATGAAGAAGGTAAGATTGCCGAAATCATCGAGAAAGTAAAAACCAAAGAACATTCAAATCAAATACTTAAATAA
- a CDS encoding transketolase, which produces MEKLSTEQLKKTASQVRRDIVRMVHDVQSGHPGASLGCTEFFVALYFNQLKHNNEFSMEGKGEDLFFLSNGHISPVWYSVLARSGYFNIEELKTFRKIDSRLQGHPAVEEGLPGIRIASGSLGQGLSVAIGAAQAKKIDGDDGIVYALMGDGEQQEGQIWEAAMYAPHHKVDNLIATIDYNGQQIDGPTDAVMNLNDLKAKWEAFGWEVIDTLKGNDMESVVSSLEYARTLLGKGKPVLNLLHTEMGYGVDFMVGTHKWHGIAPNDEQLADALGQLEETLGDY; this is translated from the coding sequence ATGGAAAAACTATCAACCGAACAACTTAAAAAGACCGCCTCACAGGTGAGACGAGACATTGTGCGCATGGTGCACGATGTGCAGTCGGGACACCCAGGAGCATCACTAGGATGTACTGAATTCTTTGTGGCCTTGTACTTTAACCAATTGAAGCACAACAATGAATTTTCAATGGAAGGAAAAGGAGAAGACCTATTTTTTCTTTCCAATGGACATATTTCCCCTGTATGGTACAGCGTGCTGGCCAGAAGCGGTTATTTTAACATCGAAGAGCTGAAGACTTTCAGAAAGATCGATAGCCGTCTTCAAGGGCACCCAGCAGTAGAAGAAGGCCTTCCGGGCATTCGCATAGCATCAGGGTCATTGGGTCAAGGCTTATCAGTAGCCATTGGAGCAGCCCAAGCCAAAAAAATAGACGGTGATGACGGAATCGTCTACGCCCTGATGGGTGACGGTGAGCAGCAGGAAGGTCAAATCTGGGAAGCTGCCATGTACGCTCCCCATCACAAAGTGGACAACTTGATCGCTACCATTGACTATAACGGTCAGCAAATCGACGGCCCCACGGATGCTGTCATGAACCTTAACGACCTCAAAGCTAAATGGGAAGCCTTTGGATGGGAAGTCATCGACACCTTGAAAGGAAATGATATGGAGTCTGTTGTCTCCAGCTTGGAATATGCCCGTACCCTGTTGGGCAAGGGCAAGCCAGTGCTCAACTTGCTGCACACAGAAATGGGCTACGGGGTAGACTTTATGGTTGGCACCCACAAATGGCACGGAATTGCGCCAAATGACGAGCAATTGGCAGATGCACTGGGGCAGCTGGAAGAAACCCTTGGGGATTATTAA
- a CDS encoding PmoA family protein yields MKTYILAHLFPLLLCFCACSNAQQLAFEKSDEGILLKEKGQARFFYQTATKSLDGNYPRANYVHPLYGLEGEVLTEDFPEDHFHHRGIFWTWHQLYVNGKRIADPWFCEGISWKVKNTETTVQNNQATIQATVEWLADSLQNRAVLEEQVTITFHRLETNAYALTFDITMTALVNGLELGGSEDAKGYGGFSPRIKLPKEVMFRSEGKEIIPQNLPVHAGPWMSVEGKFGHNSPSTITIMGAPEHLPSYQGWILRSANSMQNMAFPGKDPITISKGQPLKFRNMILVHKTLGTEEINDYYQWFREEDF; encoded by the coding sequence ATGAAAACCTATATTCTTGCCCACCTCTTTCCACTCTTGCTTTGCTTTTGCGCTTGCAGTAATGCGCAGCAATTGGCCTTCGAAAAATCTGATGAAGGGATCCTGCTTAAAGAGAAGGGGCAGGCACGCTTTTTTTATCAAACTGCCACAAAATCACTGGATGGCAACTATCCTCGGGCAAACTATGTTCACCCCCTTTACGGCTTGGAAGGGGAAGTACTGACAGAAGACTTTCCCGAGGACCACTTCCACCACCGCGGAATCTTTTGGACTTGGCACCAACTATATGTAAATGGTAAGCGCATCGCTGATCCTTGGTTTTGTGAAGGCATTTCATGGAAGGTAAAAAACACCGAAACTACCGTCCAAAATAACCAAGCGACCATACAGGCAACTGTAGAGTGGCTGGCTGACAGCTTACAAAACCGTGCTGTCTTGGAAGAACAAGTAACGATCACCTTTCACCGACTCGAAACGAATGCTTATGCGCTGACTTTCGATATCACCATGACGGCACTGGTGAATGGTTTGGAATTGGGAGGCTCGGAAGATGCCAAAGGCTATGGAGGTTTTTCCCCCAGAATCAAGCTTCCCAAAGAAGTGATGTTTCGATCCGAAGGAAAAGAAATCATTCCACAAAACCTTCCCGTACACGCGGGACCTTGGATGAGTGTAGAGGGAAAGTTTGGTCACAACAGTCCATCCACCATCACCATCATGGGAGCACCTGAACACCTTCCCTCCTACCAAGGCTGGATCCTTCGAAGTGCCAACAGCATGCAAAACATGGCCTTCCCTGGCAAAGATCCGATCACCATTTCCAAAGGTCAACCCCTTAAGTTCAGAAATATGATTTTGGTACATAAGACACTTGGTACGGAAGAAATAAATGATTACTACCAGTGGTTTAGAGAAGAAGACTTTTAG
- a CDS encoding AraC family transcriptional regulator yields MKIGLKKKLEDELVLKVSRMKQVIKPTKPHKHAGYHELIFLSKGSGKHTIGDETFDVIPPSGFYLGPGQVHCWDFSKIPDGYVILFKEEILVQYPKSQNCLFDFPNYFDLSGDNGIFKILDIFFKTYKAGSDLDFLTAYLNLVIIKSSALAKMSRNNYTSFTREFTNFKQVLNEHFREVKHVERYAEMMNLSVKKLNKICKTSVNATAREVIRERMLIEAKNLLTHTDSTVSEIAFELNFTDSSNFVKFFKAQTTLTPLEYRARAIG; encoded by the coding sequence ATGAAAATTGGATTAAAGAAAAAACTTGAGGACGAACTTGTCCTGAAAGTTTCGCGGATGAAACAGGTCATCAAACCTACCAAGCCACACAAACATGCGGGATATCATGAATTGATTTTTTTGTCAAAAGGATCTGGTAAGCATACCATTGGTGATGAAACTTTTGACGTTATCCCACCATCAGGGTTTTACCTTGGGCCAGGCCAAGTACACTGTTGGGACTTTTCGAAAATCCCAGATGGGTATGTGATTCTTTTTAAGGAAGAAATTCTTGTTCAGTACCCGAAATCCCAAAACTGTCTCTTTGATTTCCCAAATTATTTTGACCTCTCGGGCGATAATGGCATTTTCAAGATTTTGGACATCTTTTTTAAAACATATAAAGCTGGTAGCGACTTGGATTTTTTAACCGCTTATTTGAATTTAGTGATCATCAAAAGCAGTGCTTTGGCCAAAATGAGCCGAAACAATTACACTTCCTTTACCCGTGAATTTACCAATTTTAAACAAGTCCTAAATGAGCATTTTAGGGAGGTCAAGCACGTAGAGCGCTACGCGGAAATGATGAACTTATCTGTCAAAAAACTGAATAAAATCTGTAAAACTTCCGTCAATGCTACTGCAAGAGAGGTGATCAGAGAAAGGATGCTTATTGAAGCAAAGAACCTCTTAACCCATACAGATAGTACGGTATCGGAAATTGCATTTGAACTTAACTTTACGGATTCGTCCAATTTTGTAAAATTTTTCAAAGCACAAACCACACTTACCCCTTTAGAATATCGGGCTAGGGCAATAGGATGA